The following coding sequences are from one Mustela lutreola isolate mMusLut2 chromosome 5, mMusLut2.pri, whole genome shotgun sequence window:
- the LOC131831277 gene encoding olfactory receptor 6M1-like, protein MDYRNRTRVTEFILLGFQTEKEVEILIFSAFLLMYMISLIGNTMIILLVCVDYRLHSPMYLFVANLSFLEVAITSTVVPKMLANTFSLTKAISFMGCLTQSIFYFLLGSTEFFILAVMSFDRYIAICNPLRYTIIMNTQTCIILLVGSYIGAFLSMLSPAILTAPLIFCGPNKIHHFFCDRAPMLQLACTDISLAEVADFISSAVLLLGSLLLTGVSYTYIVITILRIPTMQGQQKAFSTCVSHITVVTIYYGSSIFLYVRPKKGNATSINKFATVMNTVVTPMLNPFIYSLRNEKVKESLRDTTSKYIGMLINVRPQK, encoded by the coding sequence ATGGATTATAGAAATAGGACCAGAGTCACTGAGTTCATACTTCTGGGGTTTCAGACTGAAAAAGAGgtagaaatacttattttttctgcATTCCTGCTCATGTACATGATATCTCTGATTGGCAACACCATGATCATCCTTTTGGTGTGTGTTGACTACCGCCTGCATTCACCCATGTATCTTTTTGTAGCCAATCTTTCTTTCCTTGAAGTTGCCATCACCTCCACTGTGGTACCTAAGATGCTAGCAAACACATTCTCCCTCACCAAGGCAATATCCTTCATGGGATGTCTCACACAATCTATTTTCTACTTCCTTCTGGGATCCACAGAATTCTTCATCCTGGCTGTCATGTCATTTGATCGGTATATTGCCATCTGCAACCCACTGAGGTATACCATCATCATGAACACACAGACATGCATAATATTACTTGTGGGGTCCTATATAGGTGCATTTTTGTCAATGTTATCTCCAGCCATCCTAACTGCCCCGTTAATCTTTTGTGGACCAAATAAAATCCATCATTTCTTCTGTGACCGAGCCCCCATGCTACAGCTGGCCTGTACAGACATCTCTCTAGCTGAGGTGGCTGATTTTATCTCCTCTGCTGTGTTgctcctgggctccttgctcctgacAGGAGTGTCTTACACCTACATTGTTATTACGATCCTTAGAATTCCTACTATGCAGGGACAGCAGAAGGCCTTCTCTACTTGTGTTTCACACATCACAGTGGTTACAATTTATTATGGAAGTTCCATATTCCTCTATGTTCGTCCAAAGAAAGGCAATGCAACGAGCATTAACAAATTTGCCACAGTGATGAACACAGTTGTAACACCAATGCTGAACCCTTTCATCTACAGCCTTCGAAATGAGAAAGTCAAAGAATCCCTGAGAGACACCACCAGTAAATACATAGGTATGCTAATAAATGTAAGACCTCAAAAGTGA